A single Pseudochaenichthys georgianus chromosome 10, fPseGeo1.2, whole genome shotgun sequence DNA region contains:
- the LOC117454089 gene encoding uncharacterized protein isoform X1 — MTFGASGSGRGGCSSARLFLLSITVLVLALAGAEQGQPGGGSPPPVTLGTLISGSCLEVQRYAESVVGSGVIRSAAESAVLFLESLLGQEHIYTGAMRLYRNREGHCPAVTCTHSCLPKSTIQHFFYLKFLQMVIRFLAEGAASGLNVIAVYVAEILRVTGFDVALTLPRFTPEGVAAIAQWGLVALIGYWVLTIVLRVLICLVKRVFWVVKTVLALWLFGLIVTEKNATADTTAVRVGGLVLGCVLLTLLTSCSEKTCTVEQRLSTLESRVKGVEKKKGE, encoded by the exons ATGACTTTTGGTGCGTCTGGCTCTGGGCGCGGTGGATGTTCCTCGGCTCGGTTGTTCCTCCTCTCCATCACCGTGTTGGTGCTGGCGCTGGCCGGAGCCGAACAGGGCCAGCCGGGCGGGGGGAGCCCTCCGCCGGTCACCCTCGGCACTCTGATCTCGGGAAGCTGCCTGGAGGTCCAGCGGTACGCGGAGTCAGTGGTGGGGAGCGGCGTGATCCGGTCTGCTGCCGAG AGTGCAGTGTTGTTTCTTGAGTCATTGCTTGGCCAGGAACACATCTATACAGGGGCCATG AGACTCTACAGGAATAGAGAGGGTCACTGTCCAGCTGTCACTTGCACGCACAGCTGTTTGCCCAAGTCAACAATACAACACTTCTTCTATCTTAAG TTTTTGCAAATGGTGATCCGATTCCTCGCTGAAGGAGCTGCCAGCGGCCTGAACGTCATCGCTGTTTACGTCGCAGAGATCCTCCGGGTCACAGGATTTGATG TTGCTCTTACTTTGCCCCGCTTCACTCCGGAGGGCGTGGCGGCCATCGCCCAGTGGGGTCTGGTGGCCCTCATTGGCTACTGGGTGCTGACCATCGTTCTCCGTGTGCTCATTTGCTTGGTGAAGCGGGTGTTCTGGGTGGTGAAAACCGTCTTGGCGCTCTGGCTTTTCGGACTAATCGTGACGGAGAAGAACGCCACCGCAGACACCACAGCGGTCCGAGTGGGGGGCCTGGTGCTGGGATGTGTCCTGTTGACTCTGCTCACTTCCTGCTCTGAAAAGACTTGTACAGTGGAGCAGAGGCTGAGCACCCTCGAGAGCCGGGTGAAGGGTGTTGAGAAGAAGAAAGGGGAATAG
- the LOC117454089 gene encoding uncharacterized protein isoform X2, whose product MTFGASGSGRGGCSSARLFLLSITVLVLALAGAEQGQPGGGSPPPVTLGTLISGSCLEVQRYAESVVGSGVIRSAAERLYRNREGHCPAVTCTHSCLPKSTIQHFFYLKFLQMVIRFLAEGAASGLNVIAVYVAEILRVTGFDVALTLPRFTPEGVAAIAQWGLVALIGYWVLTIVLRVLICLVKRVFWVVKTVLALWLFGLIVTEKNATADTTAVRVGGLVLGCVLLTLLTSCSEKTCTVEQRLSTLESRVKGVEKKKGE is encoded by the exons ATGACTTTTGGTGCGTCTGGCTCTGGGCGCGGTGGATGTTCCTCGGCTCGGTTGTTCCTCCTCTCCATCACCGTGTTGGTGCTGGCGCTGGCCGGAGCCGAACAGGGCCAGCCGGGCGGGGGGAGCCCTCCGCCGGTCACCCTCGGCACTCTGATCTCGGGAAGCTGCCTGGAGGTCCAGCGGTACGCGGAGTCAGTGGTGGGGAGCGGCGTGATCCGGTCTGCTGCCGAG AGACTCTACAGGAATAGAGAGGGTCACTGTCCAGCTGTCACTTGCACGCACAGCTGTTTGCCCAAGTCAACAATACAACACTTCTTCTATCTTAAG TTTTTGCAAATGGTGATCCGATTCCTCGCTGAAGGAGCTGCCAGCGGCCTGAACGTCATCGCTGTTTACGTCGCAGAGATCCTCCGGGTCACAGGATTTGATG TTGCTCTTACTTTGCCCCGCTTCACTCCGGAGGGCGTGGCGGCCATCGCCCAGTGGGGTCTGGTGGCCCTCATTGGCTACTGGGTGCTGACCATCGTTCTCCGTGTGCTCATTTGCTTGGTGAAGCGGGTGTTCTGGGTGGTGAAAACCGTCTTGGCGCTCTGGCTTTTCGGACTAATCGTGACGGAGAAGAACGCCACCGCAGACACCACAGCGGTCCGAGTGGGGGGCCTGGTGCTGGGATGTGTCCTGTTGACTCTGCTCACTTCCTGCTCTGAAAAGACTTGTACAGTGGAGCAGAGGCTGAGCACCCTCGAGAGCCGGGTGAAGGGTGTTGAGAAGAAGAAAGGGGAATAG
- the LOC117454089 gene encoding voltage-gated monoatomic cation channel TMEM109-like isoform X3, translating into MTFGASGSGRGGCSSARLFLLSITVLVLALAGAEQGQPGGGSPPPVTLGTLISGSCLEVQRYAESVVGSGVIRSAAESAVLFLESLLGQEHIYTGAMFLQMVIRFLAEGAASGLNVIAVYVAEILRVTGFDVALTLPRFTPEGVAAIAQWGLVALIGYWVLTIVLRVLICLVKRVFWVVKTVLALWLFGLIVTEKNATADTTAVRVGGLVLGCVLLTLLTSCSEKTCTVEQRLSTLESRVKGVEKKKGE; encoded by the exons ATGACTTTTGGTGCGTCTGGCTCTGGGCGCGGTGGATGTTCCTCGGCTCGGTTGTTCCTCCTCTCCATCACCGTGTTGGTGCTGGCGCTGGCCGGAGCCGAACAGGGCCAGCCGGGCGGGGGGAGCCCTCCGCCGGTCACCCTCGGCACTCTGATCTCGGGAAGCTGCCTGGAGGTCCAGCGGTACGCGGAGTCAGTGGTGGGGAGCGGCGTGATCCGGTCTGCTGCCGAG AGTGCAGTGTTGTTTCTTGAGTCATTGCTTGGCCAGGAACACATCTATACAGGGGCCATG TTTTTGCAAATGGTGATCCGATTCCTCGCTGAAGGAGCTGCCAGCGGCCTGAACGTCATCGCTGTTTACGTCGCAGAGATCCTCCGGGTCACAGGATTTGATG TTGCTCTTACTTTGCCCCGCTTCACTCCGGAGGGCGTGGCGGCCATCGCCCAGTGGGGTCTGGTGGCCCTCATTGGCTACTGGGTGCTGACCATCGTTCTCCGTGTGCTCATTTGCTTGGTGAAGCGGGTGTTCTGGGTGGTGAAAACCGTCTTGGCGCTCTGGCTTTTCGGACTAATCGTGACGGAGAAGAACGCCACCGCAGACACCACAGCGGTCCGAGTGGGGGGCCTGGTGCTGGGATGTGTCCTGTTGACTCTGCTCACTTCCTGCTCTGAAAAGACTTGTACAGTGGAGCAGAGGCTGAGCACCCTCGAGAGCCGGGTGAAGGGTGTTGAGAAGAAGAAAGGGGAATAG
- the LOC117454089 gene encoding voltage-gated monoatomic cation channel TMEM109-like isoform X4 — MTFGASGSGRGGCSSARLFLLSITVLVLALAGAEQGQPGGGSPPPVTLGTLISGSCLEVQRYAESVVGSGVIRSAAEFLQMVIRFLAEGAASGLNVIAVYVAEILRVTGFDVALTLPRFTPEGVAAIAQWGLVALIGYWVLTIVLRVLICLVKRVFWVVKTVLALWLFGLIVTEKNATADTTAVRVGGLVLGCVLLTLLTSCSEKTCTVEQRLSTLESRVKGVEKKKGE; from the exons ATGACTTTTGGTGCGTCTGGCTCTGGGCGCGGTGGATGTTCCTCGGCTCGGTTGTTCCTCCTCTCCATCACCGTGTTGGTGCTGGCGCTGGCCGGAGCCGAACAGGGCCAGCCGGGCGGGGGGAGCCCTCCGCCGGTCACCCTCGGCACTCTGATCTCGGGAAGCTGCCTGGAGGTCCAGCGGTACGCGGAGTCAGTGGTGGGGAGCGGCGTGATCCGGTCTGCTGCCGAG TTTTTGCAAATGGTGATCCGATTCCTCGCTGAAGGAGCTGCCAGCGGCCTGAACGTCATCGCTGTTTACGTCGCAGAGATCCTCCGGGTCACAGGATTTGATG TTGCTCTTACTTTGCCCCGCTTCACTCCGGAGGGCGTGGCGGCCATCGCCCAGTGGGGTCTGGTGGCCCTCATTGGCTACTGGGTGCTGACCATCGTTCTCCGTGTGCTCATTTGCTTGGTGAAGCGGGTGTTCTGGGTGGTGAAAACCGTCTTGGCGCTCTGGCTTTTCGGACTAATCGTGACGGAGAAGAACGCCACCGCAGACACCACAGCGGTCCGAGTGGGGGGCCTGGTGCTGGGATGTGTCCTGTTGACTCTGCTCACTTCCTGCTCTGAAAAGACTTGTACAGTGGAGCAGAGGCTGAGCACCCTCGAGAGCCGGGTGAAGGGTGTTGAGAAGAAGAAAGGGGAATAG